Sequence from the Maribellus comscasis genome:
CTATGGTAGCCAGTTCTCTGACTATCGGGTTTGGTGGTTCGGTTGGTTCTGAGGCGCCGATTGTGTTAACCGGCGCTTCCATTGGTTCAAACCTTGCACGTATTTTTAAACTGAATTATAAATATGTAACTCTAATGGTTGGGTGCGGAGCTGCAGGTGCTATTGCCGGAATCTTTAATGCTCCAATCGCCGGAATCGTATTTACACTTGAAGTTTTGATGCTGGATATGACAATGGCTTATCTTATTCCTTTATTAATTTCTGCAGTTTCGGCTACTACAATTTCTTTCTTCTTTATGGGAGAAGGTGTGCTGCTCAGGTTTACCCAGATTCAGCCTTTTCATATCAATTCAATTTGGTTTTTTATTATTCTCGGAATTTTTACCGGCTTTCTTGGTTTGTTTTTTACCAGGGCAACGATGTCTCTCGAAAAAAAGTTTGCTTCCATAAAAAGTTGGATTTTTAGGTTACTTGTCGGCGGTTTTGTATTGGGAATATTGGTTCTGCTCTTTCCTCCGCTTTTTGGAGAAGGTTATTCAAGTATCCTGAAAATTTTTAACGGGAATGGAGTTGAACTTCTTGACAGTCCCATATTTTCCGGATGGAAAAATAACGATTATTTGATCATCCTTGTTTTGGCTGGAATACTTTTGTTTAAAGTTGTCGCCATGTCGGCTACTACTGCTTCCGGTGGTATCGGTGGTATTTTTGCTCCAACACTTTTTATGGGAGCAGTGGCTGGTTTTTTTCTCGCGCGTATCATCAATTTAATTTATGATGCCGGTCTTCCTGAGAATAGCTTTGCTCTTGCTGGAATGGCTGGAATGATGGCGGCCGTAATGCACGCCCCTTTAACCGGAGTTTTTCTTACTGCTGAGATCACAGGGGGGTATGGATTTTTTATCCCATTGATTGTAACCTCAACAATTGCGTATGTAACCATAATGCGTTTTGAGCCTCATTCTGTTTATACCAAACGCCTTGCTCAGCGAGGGGAATTAATAACGCATCATAAGGATAAAGCAGTTTTAAAGATGATGAAATTGCGCAAACTTATTGAAACCGATTTTGAAATACTATCACCTGATGCAACTTTACGGGATTTGGTAAAGGCAATATCGCATTCACATCGGAATTTATATCCG
This genomic interval carries:
- a CDS encoding chloride channel protein, which gives rise to MYRIFKYWWLTGSKKTLNKIVAWRIANIPERRFLYLLSLIIGLLSGVAALVLKNLIHFVEEELTGWFAVEGFSYLYLIYPLIGIFFTVLFVRFFIKDDLGHGVSKILYAISKKASRLKPHNTYSSMVASSLTIGFGGSVGSEAPIVLTGASIGSNLARIFKLNYKYVTLMVGCGAAGAIAGIFNAPIAGIVFTLEVLMLDMTMAYLIPLLISAVSATTISFFFMGEGVLLRFTQIQPFHINSIWFFIILGIFTGFLGLFFTRATMSLEKKFASIKSWIFRLLVGGFVLGILVLLFPPLFGEGYSSILKIFNGNGVELLDSPIFSGWKNNDYLIILVLAGILLFKVVAMSATTASGGIGGIFAPTLFMGAVAGFFLARIINLIYDAGLPENSFALAGMAGMMAAVMHAPLTGVFLTAEITGGYGFFIPLIVTSTIAYVTIMRFEPHSVYTKRLAQRGELITHHKDKAVLKMMKLRKLIETDFEILSPDATLRDLVKAISHSHRNLYPVVDSEGKMHGMVKLADVKNLIFETDLYDSVKVKDLMYMPEFYISPTDNMEKAAEKFETSGRYNLAVIDEGKYLGFISRAVVFSKYRKTLQDFSHD